A section of the Cryobacterium soli genome encodes:
- a CDS encoding ABC transporter ATP-binding protein yields MAELTVAKGSNAPDIQPTRGSGATAPFADDVADLARTEPTGRITLDRLTKRYGAKKTDPVAVDAVSLDIRPGEFVTLLGPSGCGKTSTLRMIAGFEEPTSGSVQLDGADMTHVAPNRRPMSMVFQSYALFPHLTVRENVSYGLRLKKLGDKQLREEVDIVLTIMNLNAYADRAPHQLSGGQQQRVALARALVMRPKVLLFDEPLSNLDAKLRVQMRNEIRRLQKRLGITSIFVTHDQDEAMTLSDRVVVMNRGRIEQIDAPEIVYRRPASVFVADFIGRANFLDATVVAAPKDGRTRVHALGREMDVACHDAVTLESDVLLMIRPESVLLSPHEDQADVHGDVGRVLNVIFHGETVEYEIETDSGTLVASVADPSVEEIFRPMDSVRVGITPDRGWALPQDTDRG; encoded by the coding sequence GTGGCCGAACTCACCGTCGCTAAGGGCTCGAATGCCCCCGACATCCAGCCCACCCGCGGCTCGGGCGCGACCGCCCCGTTTGCCGATGACGTCGCCGATCTGGCGCGGACCGAACCCACCGGCCGAATCACCCTCGACAGGCTGACCAAGCGTTACGGCGCGAAGAAGACCGACCCCGTGGCGGTGGACGCCGTGAGTTTGGACATCCGCCCCGGTGAATTCGTCACCCTGCTGGGGCCCTCCGGCTGTGGGAAGACGTCGACACTGCGCATGATCGCCGGATTCGAGGAACCCACCTCGGGGTCCGTGCAACTGGACGGCGCCGACATGACCCACGTCGCCCCGAACCGGCGACCCATGTCGATGGTGTTCCAGTCCTACGCGCTCTTCCCGCACCTCACCGTGCGCGAGAACGTGTCGTACGGGCTGCGCCTGAAGAAGCTGGGTGACAAGCAGCTGCGCGAAGAGGTCGACATCGTTCTGACCATCATGAACCTCAACGCCTACGCCGACCGCGCACCCCACCAGCTCTCCGGAGGGCAGCAGCAGCGTGTGGCGCTGGCACGTGCCCTGGTCATGCGACCCAAGGTGCTTTTGTTCGACGAACCGCTGTCCAACCTGGACGCGAAGTTGCGGGTGCAGATGCGCAACGAGATTCGCCGGCTGCAGAAGCGGCTCGGTATCACCAGCATCTTCGTCACCCACGACCAGGACGAGGCGATGACCCTGTCTGACCGGGTGGTGGTGATGAACCGTGGGCGGATCGAGCAGATCGACGCGCCGGAGATCGTCTACCGCCGTCCGGCATCCGTGTTTGTGGCGGACTTCATCGGGCGGGCGAATTTTCTGGACGCCACCGTCGTCGCGGCGCCGAAGGACGGACGCACCAGGGTGCACGCCCTGGGCCGGGAGATGGACGTGGCCTGCCATGACGCTGTGACTCTGGAAAGCGACGTGCTGCTCATGATCAGGCCGGAGTCGGTGCTGTTGTCGCCGCACGAGGACCAGGCCGATGTGCACGGCGATGTGGGCCGGGTGTTGAATGTGATCTTCCATGGCGAGACCGTGGAATACGAGATCGAAACCGACTCAGGCACCCTGGTCGCGTCGGTGGCGGATCCCTCCGTCGAGGAGATCTTCCGCCCGATGGATTCGGTGCGGGTGGGCATCACACCCGACCGCGGCTGGGCGCTGCCGCAGGACACCGACCGCGGGTAG
- a CDS encoding SdpI family protein produces MLISALVLMLAGILVVVVSERAASGRLGINSLAGIRTGALMASEAAWTAGHRAARIPMDLAGLVLFLAGAVALVFRLGEPATGAIVVSAAVASVVLIVIGAVVATPAANRALIDDLAAE; encoded by the coding sequence ATGCTCATCTCCGCACTAGTCCTGATGCTCGCCGGAATCCTGGTGGTGGTGGTCAGCGAGCGCGCGGCCAGCGGGCGACTGGGCATCAACTCGCTGGCGGGCATCCGCACGGGCGCGCTGATGGCCTCAGAAGCCGCATGGACCGCCGGACACCGAGCCGCCCGGATCCCCATGGACCTGGCCGGACTCGTGCTCTTCCTGGCTGGAGCCGTCGCTCTGGTGTTTCGCCTGGGCGAGCCCGCCACCGGCGCGATCGTGGTGTCGGCAGCCGTCGCCTCGGTGGTTCTCATCGTGATCGGGGCCGTCGTTGCGACCCCGGCCGCCAACCGCGCCCTGATCGACGACCTCGCGGCCGAGTAG
- a CDS encoding ABC transporter substrate-binding protein, with protein sequence MPRLARASATALAAGALLLTGCAGPAGSTGSDPAASDQSLTFVCSPQEDWCQLIAAEFTKDTGINANYVRLSGGEAVARLSASKESPEFDAWFGGGAEGHMAADEQGLIDTYTSKNADQIPEEYKDADGTWTGVYVGALSFCSNTDVLDDIGASAPKSWADLLNPAFKSNIAMAHPGTSGTAYQAVWTQVELNDGDTDKAMDYFGALHKNILQYSKSGSAPGQMAGRGEVAVGMIFAQDCQKFINEGFTNLTTTFPKEGTGYEVGAVSLIKNAKNPDAAKAFIDWSLTAKAQDLAATVGSYSVPTNPDAEITDDMVDLASLTLVHADIAEAGAARNELTARFDAEVAPAPKE encoded by the coding sequence ATGCCACGTCTCGCCCGTGCTTCTGCCACCGCCCTCGCCGCCGGCGCCCTTCTCCTCACCGGATGCGCCGGTCCGGCCGGCTCCACAGGCTCAGACCCGGCCGCTTCAGACCAGTCGCTCACCTTCGTGTGCAGCCCCCAGGAGGACTGGTGCCAGCTCATCGCTGCCGAGTTCACCAAGGACACCGGCATCAACGCCAACTACGTGCGGCTCAGCGGCGGCGAAGCCGTCGCCCGGCTGAGCGCGTCGAAGGAGTCCCCGGAGTTCGACGCCTGGTTCGGCGGCGGCGCAGAGGGGCACATGGCCGCAGACGAGCAGGGCCTGATCGACACGTACACGTCGAAGAATGCCGACCAGATCCCCGAGGAGTACAAGGACGCCGACGGAACCTGGACCGGCGTCTACGTCGGCGCGCTGAGCTTCTGTTCCAACACCGACGTGCTCGACGACATCGGCGCCAGCGCACCGAAGTCCTGGGCCGACCTGCTGAATCCCGCGTTCAAGAGCAACATCGCGATGGCGCACCCCGGCACCTCCGGCACCGCCTACCAGGCCGTGTGGACTCAGGTGGAACTGAACGACGGCGACACCGACAAGGCCATGGACTACTTCGGTGCCCTGCACAAGAACATCCTGCAGTACTCCAAGAGCGGCAGCGCGCCCGGTCAGATGGCCGGCCGCGGTGAGGTCGCCGTGGGCATGATCTTCGCCCAGGACTGCCAGAAGTTCATCAACGAGGGGTTCACCAATCTCACCACCACCTTCCCCAAGGAAGGCACCGGTTACGAAGTCGGTGCGGTGTCGCTGATCAAGAATGCGAAGAACCCCGACGCCGCCAAGGCGTTCATCGACTGGTCGCTCACCGCGAAGGCGCAAGACCTTGCCGCCACCGTCGGGTCCTACAGCGTGCCCACCAACCCGGATGCCGAAATCACCGACGACATGGTCGACCTCGCGTCGCTCACGCTCGTGCACGCCGACATCGCCGAAGCCGGAGCGGCCCGCAACGAACTCACGGCCCGGTTCGACGCCGAGGTCGCCCCGGCGCCCAAAGAGTAG
- a CDS encoding SDR family oxidoreductase has translation MTSEAETPTDIPTRTALVAGASGIAGSALVDQLSADGWQVIALSRTPIAARPGVIPVSADLRNVASLRAALAGHAPTHVFFTAWLRQNTEAENILVNSAMVRDLLAALADAPVQHVALMTGLKQYLGPFEAYGQGDVPDTPFHEDEPRLSVENFYYAQEDELWAAARARGFTWSVHRAHTVIGHAVGNAMNMGSTLAVYAAVCRELSRPFVFPGSETQWNGVTDMTDAGLLAEQMVWAATTPAAADTAFNIVNGDTFRWRWLWPRLAAHFGVEWEGFADAPRPLEAQMADAQPVWTAIAAKHDLVEADLSRLASWWHTDADLGRTMEVFADMGRSRAAGFTGYRNTEQAFLDLFERYRAERLIP, from the coding sequence ATGACTAGTGAAGCCGAGACCCCGACCGACATTCCCACCCGAACCGCCCTCGTCGCCGGCGCCAGCGGCATCGCCGGCTCCGCGCTGGTGGACCAGCTCTCGGCAGACGGCTGGCAGGTGATCGCGCTGTCGCGCACTCCGATCGCCGCCCGGCCCGGCGTGATCCCGGTCAGCGCCGACCTGCGCAATGTCGCCTCGCTGCGCGCCGCCCTGGCCGGCCACGCGCCCACCCACGTGTTCTTCACGGCGTGGCTGCGGCAGAACACCGAGGCGGAGAACATTCTGGTCAACTCGGCCATGGTGCGCGACCTGCTCGCGGCCCTCGCCGACGCCCCGGTGCAGCACGTGGCCCTGATGACCGGGCTCAAGCAGTACCTCGGCCCGTTCGAAGCCTACGGTCAGGGCGACGTGCCCGACACCCCGTTCCACGAAGACGAGCCGCGCCTGTCGGTCGAGAACTTCTACTACGCGCAGGAGGACGAGCTGTGGGCCGCCGCCCGGGCGCGCGGTTTCACCTGGTCGGTGCACCGCGCCCACACCGTGATCGGCCACGCCGTCGGCAACGCCATGAACATGGGCTCGACCCTCGCCGTCTACGCGGCCGTCTGCCGTGAACTCAGCCGTCCGTTCGTGTTCCCCGGCTCCGAGACCCAGTGGAACGGCGTCACCGACATGACGGATGCCGGCCTGCTGGCCGAGCAGATGGTCTGGGCCGCCACGACCCCGGCCGCCGCCGACACCGCGTTCAACATCGTCAACGGCGATACCTTCCGCTGGCGCTGGCTGTGGCCGCGCCTGGCCGCGCACTTCGGCGTGGAGTGGGAGGGCTTCGCCGACGCACCACGCCCCCTCGAGGCCCAGATGGCGGATGCCCAACCGGTCTGGACCGCCATCGCGGCCAAGCACGACCTCGTCGAAGCCGACCTCTCCCGGCTGGCGTCCTGGTGGCACACCGACGCCGACCTCGGCCGCACCATGGAGGTGTTCGCCGACATGGGCCGCAGCCGCGCCGCGGGCTTCACCGGCTACCGCAACACCGAACAGGCCTTCCTCGACCTGTTCGAGCGCTACCGGGCCGAGCGGCTCATCCCGTAG
- a CDS encoding response regulator transcription factor, translating into MVDAGPLAFVVDDEPAMLDIITFALQTQGMRFESFRSAEAAWSALQVTRPDLIVLDVMLPGISGVTLCRRIKANWDIPIILLTAKGEPADRIEGLEAEADDYIVKPFHPRELALRAQRLLKNGGDSTRLGTVVGTVQLDPSGVEVVIAGTRIALTSNEFKVLSALMTQPNVPLGFNRLLTAGWGDIDRLGGREMIKTTVYRLRHKLDAAVPESGQLVESVRGTGYLLRGTVGA; encoded by the coding sequence GTGGTTGACGCCGGCCCGCTGGCCTTCGTCGTCGACGACGAACCCGCGATGCTCGACATCATCACCTTCGCCCTGCAGACGCAGGGCATGCGGTTCGAGAGTTTTCGCTCGGCAGAGGCGGCCTGGTCGGCCCTGCAGGTCACCCGTCCCGACCTGATCGTGCTCGACGTGATGCTGCCGGGAATCTCTGGAGTCACGCTGTGCCGGCGGATCAAGGCCAACTGGGACATCCCCATCATCTTGCTCACCGCGAAGGGTGAACCGGCAGATCGCATCGAAGGCCTCGAGGCAGAGGCGGACGATTACATCGTCAAGCCGTTCCATCCGCGCGAACTGGCGTTGCGCGCGCAACGCCTGCTCAAGAACGGCGGGGACTCCACCCGTCTCGGCACCGTGGTGGGCACCGTTCAGCTCGACCCGTCCGGCGTTGAGGTGGTCATCGCCGGAACCCGCATCGCCCTCACCTCGAACGAATTCAAGGTGCTGTCGGCGCTGATGACGCAACCGAACGTGCCGCTCGGTTTCAACCGGTTGCTGACCGCCGGGTGGGGCGACATCGACCGGCTGGGTGGGCGGGAAATGATCAAGACCACCGTGTACCGACTGCGGCACAAGCTTGACGCCGCGGTACCGGAGAGCGGCCAGCTTGTGGAGAGCGTGCGCGGCACCGGCTACCTGCTCAGGGGCACCGTGGGTGCGTGA
- a CDS encoding ABC transporter permease, whose protein sequence is MTALLGPATIAAPPPGPGAASPARPRRSKDRSVILLGTAVAVLLLFLIGYPLVSLLGSAFSPGGQAVLLRIVTDPVNHRIVGNTMTLGLIVGVTGTLIGFLFAYAQVRLKFRGKRVLHLLAMIPIVAPPFAVATAVITLFGRNGAISNGVFGLHPNIYGLPGLVLVLSLSFFPVAYMNLKGMLESLDPSLDEAAAGLGASKLRVFLTVTIPMIIPGLAGSFLLLFVESIADLGNPLVLGGDYTVLASRAYLAVTGEYNTSAGAAYSLAILIPALLVFMVQRYWVSRRSVVSITGKPTGTSELITAASIRVPILALVAFISVLIVTIYATVLAGGFMKVPGVNNAFTLDHYAFVFGGLGSKAMTDTTMLALIAAPIAGLLGMLIAWLVVRKLRRTAGLLDFVGMLGLAVPGTVLGIGYALSYNSPTVFFGIQVLPALAGGSAAFAGAVAIVMVYITRSLPSGQRAGVSALQQIHPAIEEASTSLGADSATTFRKVTLPLIQSALLTGLTFAFARSMTTLSPIIFLTTPGIKIMTSQILAEVDSGRFGNAFAYCTVLIGIVLALILLLNVFVRKVVFRGRTHRR, encoded by the coding sequence ATGACCGCACTACTGGGCCCGGCGACGATCGCCGCGCCACCACCAGGGCCGGGCGCTGCGTCGCCCGCCCGCCCGAGACGTTCCAAAGACCGCAGCGTCATCCTGCTCGGCACCGCAGTGGCCGTTCTCCTGCTGTTCCTGATCGGCTACCCGCTCGTCAGCCTTCTGGGGTCGGCCTTCTCGCCCGGCGGGCAGGCGGTGCTGCTGAGAATCGTCACCGACCCGGTGAATCACCGGATCGTGGGCAACACGATGACGTTGGGTCTCATCGTCGGAGTCACCGGCACCCTGATCGGTTTCCTGTTCGCCTACGCCCAGGTGCGACTGAAGTTCCGGGGCAAGCGGGTGCTGCACCTGCTGGCCATGATTCCCATCGTGGCGCCGCCGTTCGCGGTGGCGACGGCGGTGATCACCCTCTTCGGGCGCAACGGGGCGATCAGCAACGGCGTCTTCGGCCTGCACCCGAACATCTACGGTTTGCCCGGCCTGGTGCTGGTGCTCTCGCTGTCGTTCTTCCCGGTGGCGTATATGAACCTCAAGGGGATGCTCGAGAGCCTCGACCCGTCACTCGACGAGGCGGCTGCCGGCCTCGGCGCCAGCAAGCTGCGGGTCTTCCTGACCGTGACCATTCCCATGATCATCCCCGGTCTGGCCGGATCGTTCCTGCTGTTGTTCGTGGAGTCGATCGCCGACCTCGGCAACCCGCTCGTGCTGGGCGGGGACTACACGGTGCTGGCCAGCCGCGCGTACCTTGCCGTCACCGGTGAGTACAACACCAGTGCGGGTGCCGCCTACTCGCTGGCCATCCTGATCCCGGCGCTGCTGGTCTTCATGGTGCAGCGGTACTGGGTATCGCGGCGCAGCGTGGTGAGCATCACCGGAAAACCGACCGGGACCTCAGAGCTCATCACGGCTGCGAGCATCCGTGTGCCGATTCTCGCCCTGGTTGCTTTCATCTCGGTGCTCATCGTCACCATCTATGCCACCGTGCTGGCCGGCGGGTTCATGAAGGTCCCCGGCGTCAACAACGCGTTCACCCTTGACCACTACGCCTTCGTCTTCGGTGGTCTCGGATCGAAGGCGATGACGGACACGACGATGCTGGCCCTGATCGCGGCTCCCATCGCCGGACTGCTCGGCATGCTCATCGCCTGGCTGGTGGTGCGGAAGCTCCGACGCACAGCGGGACTGCTGGACTTCGTGGGGATGCTCGGACTGGCGGTGCCTGGGACGGTGCTCGGCATCGGGTACGCGTTGAGCTACAACTCACCCACGGTGTTCTTCGGTATTCAGGTGCTCCCGGCGTTGGCCGGAGGGTCAGCGGCCTTCGCCGGCGCGGTCGCGATCGTGATGGTCTACATCACCCGGTCGCTGCCGTCCGGCCAACGAGCCGGCGTCTCGGCGCTGCAGCAGATCCATCCGGCCATCGAGGAAGCGTCAACGTCGTTGGGTGCTGACTCGGCCACGACGTTCCGCAAGGTGACCCTCCCGCTGATCCAGTCGGCGTTGCTCACCGGCCTGACCTTCGCCTTCGCCCGGTCGATGACCACGCTGTCCCCGATCATCTTTCTGACCACGCCGGGCATCAAGATCATGACCTCCCAAATCCTCGCCGAGGTGGACTCCGGCCGGTTCGGAAACGCCTTCGCGTACTGCACGGTGCTGATCGGCATTGTGCTGGCACTCATCCTTCTCCTCAACGTCTTCGTCCGAAAGGTGGTCTTCCGTGGCCGAACTCACCGTCGCTAA
- a CDS encoding sensor histidine kinase, protein MPARPGIAEVGLLDAIGAPTAVTLALSGVCGLTAAVLALAGRPGLALLTSAVALLAGWLSVAGLVRKRRTQLTTSLHLHRLEARRAEQVSVLSHEIRTPLAVILGSAELLAEQAPGPLTERQSVFIRRILDNATRMQSLAEQLLMQARIEAGLFEVHPATVDIRALMRSVVEDLAQVTEVPIVLDTLGAPVRAYIDAQLIRQVVTNLIMNAVHSDPHSSRVEVRVVAGDDQVMVSVSDGGTGMTDHQRDRLFRKFSSGQPLGNGTGIGLFISQQLIEMHGGRIFVDTISGKGTTMMFTLPLTGRSRG, encoded by the coding sequence ATGCCCGCACGCCCGGGGATCGCCGAGGTTGGTCTCCTCGATGCCATCGGGGCGCCCACCGCCGTGACGCTCGCCCTGTCGGGTGTCTGCGGTCTGACCGCCGCCGTCCTCGCCCTGGCCGGCCGGCCTGGGCTCGCGCTCCTGACCAGCGCGGTGGCACTGCTCGCCGGCTGGCTCAGTGTTGCCGGTCTCGTGCGGAAACGCCGCACCCAACTCACCACCAGTCTGCACCTGCACCGGCTTGAGGCACGTCGGGCCGAGCAGGTTTCGGTGCTCAGCCATGAGATCCGCACGCCCCTCGCGGTGATCCTCGGCTCCGCGGAACTGCTCGCCGAGCAGGCGCCCGGCCCCCTCACCGAGCGGCAGAGCGTCTTCATCCGGCGCATCCTCGACAACGCCACGAGAATGCAGTCGCTGGCCGAGCAACTGCTGATGCAGGCCCGGATCGAAGCAGGCCTGTTCGAGGTGCACCCGGCCACCGTCGATATCCGCGCCCTCATGCGCAGCGTGGTCGAAGACCTGGCTCAGGTGACCGAGGTGCCGATCGTGCTGGACACCCTCGGCGCGCCCGTGCGCGCGTACATCGATGCCCAGCTGATCCGGCAGGTGGTCACGAACCTGATCATGAACGCGGTGCACAGCGACCCGCACAGCAGCCGGGTCGAGGTGCGGGTCGTCGCGGGTGACGACCAGGTCATGGTGTCGGTCAGCGACGGCGGAACCGGCATGACCGACCACCAGCGCGACCGGCTGTTCCGCAAGTTCTCCAGCGGACAACCGCTGGGCAACGGCACCGGGATCGGCCTGTTCATTTCGCAACAACTGATCGAGATGCACGGCGGCCGGATCTTCGTCGACACCATCTCCGGAAAGGGCACCACCATGATGTTCACCCTGCCGCTCACCGGACGTTCCCGTGGTTGA